Proteins encoded in a region of the Anguilla anguilla isolate fAngAng1 chromosome 10, fAngAng1.pri, whole genome shotgun sequence genome:
- the hs3st1l2 gene encoding heparan sulfate (glucosamine) 3-O-sulfotransferase 1-like 2, with protein MFWTLLLAVLLLLLLHAQLHVCLRELRSATPAPGNATQRLPGNATQRLPGAIIIGVRKGGTRALLEMLNLHPDVEVAKAEVHYFNLDENYRRGPGWYRAQMPLSLPGQLTVEKTPGYFTAPAAPGRARRTAPDARLLLIVRDPAERLVSDYTQVLHNRRQRGKPYRPLEELLLRHGRIDPDYKALQRSLYHQHLARWLAHFPPGRIHVVDGEALIRDPFPELRRAEGFLELPPRLSPANFYFNATKGFYCLQAAGRDKCLDESKGRRHAPIGPAALRQLCRYLREPNRRFFRMVGRTFAWC; from the coding sequence ATGTTTTGGACGCTGCTCCTGGCcgtcctgctcctgctgctgctgcacgcCCAGCTGCACGTGTGCCTGCGGGAGCTGCGGTCCGCCACCCCGGCGCCCGGCAACGCCACCCAGCGGCTGCCCGGCAACGCCACCCAGCGGCTGCCCGGCGCCATCATCATCGGCGTGCGCAAGGGCGGCACGCGGGCACTGCTGGAGATGCTGAACCTGCACCCGGACGTGGAGGTGGCCAAGGCCGAGGTGCACTACTTCAACCTGGACGAGAACTACCGGCGCGGGCCCGGCTGGTACCGCGCCCAGATGCCCCTCTCCCTGCCGGGGCAGCTGACGGTGGAGAAGACGCCCGGCTACTTCACGGCCCCGGCGGCGCCCGGGCGGGCGCGGCGGACGGCGCCGGACGCCAGGCTGCTGCTGATCGTGCGCGACCCGGCGGAGCGGCTGGTGTCCGACTACACGCAGGTGCTGCACAACCGGCGGCAGCGGGGCAAGCCCTACCGGCcgctggaggagctgctgctgcggcACGGCCGGATCGACCCGGACTACAAGGCCCTGCAGCGCAGCCTGTACCACCAGCACCTGGCGCGCTGGCTGGCGCACTTCCCGCCCGGGCGCATCCACGTGGTGGACGGCGAGGCGCTGATCCGCGACCCGTTCCCCGAGCTGCGGCGGGCCGAGGGCTTCCTGGAGCTGCCGCCGCGCCTCTCGCCCGCCAACTTCTACTTCAACGCCACCAAGGGCTTCTACTGCCTGCAGGCCGCCGGCCGCGACAAGTGCCTGGACGAGTCCAAGGGCCGCCGCCACGCCCCCATCGGGCCCGCCGCGCTGCGCCAGCTCTGCCGCTACCTCCGGGAACCCAACCGACGCTTCTTCCGCATGGTGGGCCGGACCTTCGCCTGGTGCTGA